One segment of Panicum virgatum strain AP13 chromosome 3K, P.virgatum_v5, whole genome shotgun sequence DNA contains the following:
- the LOC120699258 gene encoding probable Ufm1-specific protease, with protein sequence MEASADGSRGRWALRFLCLKRSLLSPPSASPLRWLIGAPRVLPPFTVAAALRPLHGDGAAPDLPREADEIRGLLPRGFDILGALLVGGEGSDADAVRALELARSLRERLLGAAASHGMVGGCMDAAFGEIRFVASESGGTDAVEGVEVVWEDEPGRLLWEKGCLLRCELPLKLPLYVPAYEISGIEERFSALLESTVAKLRDPHVSYLVEGPIASNESRHSIILYGDDFSFDSHIPGNSRTKECTTSSVSCSEFFPEKRYNLSLTRENADAIEITVLSNQSVGSLKPGTTPVVEYFPAPAPASLRVINLKLDILCYSPIDFPVPVAVSELVIPGLADQMSVMKKIIAPEITQQAQLCPYHFIPPGLHIPVTTIYDTRYGEIEEKQSELRKELHIRLGLPLDRPLLRISNALTFGGMGKRVKSTSRNGSSLLRDVHREIPSSGVSGGIMSLIDGSYEYYHYLHDGIDDNGWGCAYRSLQTIFSWYRLQQYSSIDVPSHREIQQVLVEIGDKDPSFIGSREWIGAIELSFVLDKLLGVSCKIINVRSGDELPEKCRELARHFETQGTPVMIGGGVLAYTLLGVDYNEASGDCAFLILDPHYTGTDDLKKIVNGGWCGWKKSVDSKGRSFFLKDKFYNLLLPQRPNMV encoded by the exons ATGGAGGCCTCCGCCGACGGATCGCGCGGCCGCTGGGCCCTCCGCTTCCTCTGCCTCAAGAGATCCCTCCTCTCCCCGCCCTCCGCGTCCCCTCTCCGCTGGCTCATCGGCGCACCTCGCGTCCTCCCTCCcttcaccgtcgccgccgccctacgCCCCctccacggcgacggcgccgcccccgATCTCCCCAGGGAAGcag ACGAAATCCGGGGTTTGCTTCCGCGCGGGTTCGACATCCTCGGGGCGCTTCTCGTGGGCGGCGAAGGTTCCGATGCGGACGCCGTTCGCGCTCTGGAGCTGGCCCGGTCGCTGAGGGAGCGgctgctcggcgcggcggcgagccatGGCATGGTCGGTGGCTGCATGGATGCCGCCTTCGGGGAGATTCGGTTTGTTGCCTCTGAGAGCGGCGGGACGGACGCTGTGGAAGGGGTGGAGGTGGTGTGGGAGGATGAGCCTGGGAGGTTGTTGTGGGAGAAGGGTTGCCTTCTGCGCTGTGAGCTACCTCTGAAGCTGCCACTCTATGTTCCGGCGTACGAGATTTCTG GCATTGAAGAACGATTTTCTGCACTTCTTGAATCTACAGTTGCTAAACTCAGAGATCCTCATGTTTCGTACCTAGTTGAGGGGCCAATCGCATCTAATGAATCCCGTCATTCTATCATCTTATATGGTGATGATTTTAGTTTCGATTCACATATACCTGGAAACTCAAGAACAAAGGAATGCACTACAAGTAGTGTATCTTGTTCAGAATTCTTCCCAGAAAAGAGGTACAACCTCTCGTTGACAAGAGAG AATGCAGATGCAATTGAAATAACTGTCCTGTCCAATCAATCAGTAGGTAGCTTGAAGCCTGGCACCACCCCTGTGGTAGAGTATTTTCCAG CCCCAGCACCTGCTAGCCTCAGAGTAATCAACTTGAAGCTTGATATACTATGCTACTCCCCAATAGATTTTCCTGTGCCAGTTGCTGTATCTGAACTAGTTATCCCAGGATTAGCTGATCAGATGAGTGTAATGAAGAAGATTATTGCACCAGAGATAACTCAACAAGCACAG CTTTGTCCTTACCATTTCATTCCTCCAGGATTGCATATTCCAGTAACAACCATATACGATACAAGATACGGGGAGATcgaggagaagcaaa GTGAGCTGAGGAAAGAACTGCACATAAGGCTAGGGCTTCCCTTAGATCGGCCTTTGTTGCGAATTTCTAATGCATTGACTTTTGGTGGCATGGGAAAGAGGGTGAAAAGCACGTCAAGAAATG GTTCTTCACTGCTTCGAGATGTCCACAGAGAAATTCCATCTAGTGGTG TATCCGGAGGAATTATGTCTTTGATTGATGGTTCATATGAGTATTATCATTACCTTCATGATGGTATTGATGACAAT GGATGGGGATGCGCATATCGGTCCCTACAAACAATTTTCTCTTGGTACAGATTGCAACAGTATTCATCAATTGATGTTCCTTCACACAG GGAGATTCAACAAGTGCTTGTTGAAATTGGTGACAAGGATCCATCATTTATTGGATCTCGTGAGTGGATTGGAGCCATTGAGCTAAGCTTTGTCCTCGACAAACTGCTGGGA GTGAGCTGCAAGATTATTAATGTGAGATCTGGCGATGAACTTCCTGAAAAATGCAGAGAACTTGCCAGGCATTTCGAAACCCAGGGAACTCCAGTGATGATTG GTGGAGGAGTCTTGGCTTACACCCTTCTGGGAGTTGATTATAACGAAGCCAGTGGTGACTGTGCCTTTCTCATTCTTGATCCACACTACACTGGTACTGACGACCTGAAGAAGATTGTGAATGGCGGATGGTGCGGGTGGAAGAAGTCTGTTGATAGCAAAGGCCGAAGTTTCTTCTTGAAAGACAAGTTCTACAACCTTCTTCTACCCCAGAGGCCCAACATGGTGTGA